A genomic segment from Gossypium hirsutum isolate 1008001.06 chromosome D04, Gossypium_hirsutum_v2.1, whole genome shotgun sequence encodes:
- the LOC107898038 gene encoding uncharacterized protein, with translation MSFTPPPPPVFTSENYHIWVIKMKTYLQAHDLWNVVENDTEPPPLRANPTIAKTRQHSEDCAKKHKAMACLQNGVSDVIFTRIMACDSPKQTWEKLNEGFMGSDKTRQQQVINLRRDFKNLKMRESNTIKQYSDRIMATVNSIRLLGEDFSESRVVEKVITTLPEKFESKISLLKVIGVKWVFRAKCNADGSLNKHTARLVVKGYNQ, from the coding sequence ATGAGTTTTACACCACCTCCACCACCTGTGTTCACTAGTGaaaactaccacatttgggtgATTAAGATGAAGACATACCTTCAGGCGCATGATTTGTGGAATGTGGTTGAAAATGATActgaaccacctccattgaggGCCAATCCCACCATTGCAAAGACCAGGCAACACAGTGAAGATTGTGCCAAGAAGCATAAAGCGATGGCCTGCTTGCAGAATGGAGTATCCGATGTGATCTTCACTCGGATAATGGCTTGTGACTCACCTAAGCAAACATGGGAGAAGCTGAATGAGGGGTTCATGGGTTCAGATAAGACAAGGCAGCAACAAGTGATCAATCTCAGAAGAGACTTTAAGAACCTGAAGATGAGAGAATCAAATACTATCAAGCAGTACTCAGACAGGATAATGGCCACTGTCAACAGTATTAGGCTCCTTGGAGAAGACTTCAGTGAGAGCAGGGTTGTTGAAAAGGTCATCACCACACTTCCTGAAAAGTTTGAGTCTAAAATCTCATTACTTAAGGTCATTGGTGTTAAGTGGGTGTTTAGAGCCAAGTGTAATGCTGATGGCTCATTAAATAAACACACGGCAAGGCTTGTGGTGAAAGGCTACAACCAGTAA